Sequence from the Candidatus Methylomirabilota bacterium genome:
GCGCCGGGCTTCCGCCGCAGGCCTCCACCGAGGGTGCGCGGATCCTGACGCGCCGCATCCCGGCCATGGAGCGCGCCACCCTGGCCCGCGGCTTCCGGGCCTTCGACCTCTACAGCGCCGACCGCCACGCCATCCTCGACCGCGCGCCCGGGATCGACGGGCTCTACCTGGCAACCGCCTTCAGCGGATCGGGGTTCAAGATCGCCCCTGCCGTGGGGACGTGCCTGGCGGAGCTGATCCTCGACGGCGAGGCCAAGACCGTGGACATCCGGGCGTTCGGCCTCCGGCGTTTCGCGGAGGGCACGCCCTTGGAAGGTCCGTACCCCTACACGCCCCGCCCGGAGCGCGCCGGCGCCCCGGGTGTCGTGGTCTAGCGAATGCTGGGGCACGCCGATCCGTTCGCGAGCATCCACGCGTTTCCTGCCGAAGCGCTCCGAGCGCGGGCTTCGCCCGCGTACAACTTCCGGGGGGAGGAATCGGAGGGGGCGTCAGCCCCCTCCGAAGATCTGAGCTGGCCCCGCGGCGCGAGGAGGATTCCATGGACAAGACGGCGCTGCTCATCATCGACGCTCAGCAGGAGTACTTCGCGCCCGTCGGGAAGATCGTGCTGCCCGACGGGCCCCAGGCGATCACCCGGATCGCCCGGGCCCTCGAGTGGGCCCGGGCCCGCCAGATCCCGGTCTTCCACATCGTGCACGAGAGCCGGCGGCCGAACGCCACCACGTTCGTCCCCGGCAGCCCGGCGCTGGCGATCCATCCCGCGGTCACGCCGGCGGCCGGCGAGCCGGTGATCCAGAAGCACTTGCCCGGCTCGTTCACCAACACGCCGCTGGAGGACGAGCTCCGGAAGCACGGGGTCGAGCGCGTCATCGTCTCGGGCTTCATGACGCAGATGTGCTGCGACACCACGGCCCGCGAGGCCGCCCACCGCGGCTTCAAGGTCACCCTGCTCTCGGACGCCACGGCGGCCATGGACGTCCGCGGCCCGGACGGGGCCGTGATCCCGCACGACGTCGTGCACCGCACCCACCTCGGCAGCCTCAACGGGTTCCTGGCCGAGGTCAAGCGCACCGACGAGGTCACCACGTAGGATCGCCGGAAGCGCTGAAGCGCAGCAGTGACGACGCCACCCACACACAAAGGGAGGCGAACCATGCGATTGCGATCCCTGGGTCTCTTCGCGCTCGCCGGCCTCCTGGCCGTGGCCATCGAGGCCTGCAACGTCAGCCCCCTCACGTACTCGTATCGCGGACTCTTCCCCGGCATCGCCCGCGACACCGAGCAAGCCCTCGAGACCCTCCGGGTCCGGCGGGCCACGACGTTCAATCGGGGCGTGCTTCAGATCAGCGGCCAGATCAGGCCGGCCGCCCCGGGGTCGGTCCCGTCGCGCCTGACCATGATCGTGCGGCGGAAGAGCGCGGGCGGGGCCACCCTGGCCACCTTTTCCTTCCCCATGGCGGTCCAGAGCAACGGCGTCATCGCGATCCAGCGCTTCGCGATTCCCGCCACTGTCCTCAACGCCAACGATGGGCTCGCCTTCTCGTTCAAGCCGATCGGGGCCAATCTCCCGCTGAGCAATTTCACGCTCAACCTGGCCTACCAGCGGAGCTGATGATGCGGCGGGGGCGCTGGGCTCGAGGCATGAGCATGACGAACCATACGGGGAGGACGACAGCGATGCGGGCCAAGTGGACGGGCGCGGTGGCGATGATCCTGGTGCTGGCGGTGCTGCTGGCGGGGTGCATCCCGGAGCTCGTGGCTCTGACCCTCGTCAAGGCCGGGCTGTTGTTGGTGATCTGCGATGACCTGACGCCGATCGAGGCGCTGGAGCTGCTGTTTCTCAAGACGCTCGTGGCCGGCACCCTCACGCTCAGCGGCCGGATGGCCTGGAGTGCCGCGAGCCCGGAGGATTCCCCCGAGCCCCAGGCGGTGCCCAGGACGGTCCGCTTCATCGTCCAGCGGAAGAGCGCGGGGGGACAGGTGCTGCAGTCGCAGGTGTTCCCGGTGTCGGTCCGACCGGACGGGACCATTCCGGCCCAGTCGTTCCGGGTGCCGGCCACGTCGGTTCCGCCGGGACAGAGGCTCGAGCTGTTCCTGCAATCCGCGGGCGGGAGCGCCCTGCTGAGGGGGATCACGCTCAACGTCCGCTACAGCAAGCTCTGAGCCGGCGGGAAGACCCGAGCGAGAGCCGGCGCGCCGGGTCGGCCCGGTCGATTTGACGGGTCTCCGGCGCGCCGACTAATGTAGCGGCATGAGCGAGTTCGCCTGGCTCGAGGCGCCGCTCGCCTACGAGCGGGTGCCCGAGCGCTTCAACATGGTGCCGGTGCTGGTGGACCGGCATCTCGCCGCCGGCCGGGGCGAGCGGCGGGCCATCCTCACCCCCGACCGCGCCGTCACCTACGGCGAGCTGGCCGCGGGCGTGGCGCGGGCCGCCCACCTCTTCCAGCGTCTGGGTGTCCAGCTCGAGCAGCGGGTGGCCATCCTCCTTCCGGATTCGCCGGAGTTCGTGTACGCGTTCCTGGGCGCGATGAAGGCCGGGATGGTGCCGGTTCCGCTCTCCACGCTGGGCTCACCCGACGAATACGACTATGCCCTGCGGGACAGCCGCGCCGTCGCCCTCGTCACCCACGCGCGCCTCTACGGACAGGTCGAGCGAGTGTGGCCGGCGGTGCCCACGCTCCGCCACTGCCTCGTCGTCGCCGGCGACCCGCCGCGGACCGTCCCGTTCGAGGCCGCCCACGCCGCGGAGCCGTCGAGCTTCGACGCCGCCCTCACCCACCGCGACGACATGGCCTACTGGCTCTACTCGTCCGGCACCACGGGGCGGCCGAAGGCGATCATCCACCTCCACCACGACATGCTCTTCTGCGTGGAGCCCTACGTCCGCCACGTCCTCGGCCTGGCCGCCGACGACCGGACGTTCGCCGTCCCCCGCCTCTTCTTCTCCTACGGGCTCACCTCCTGTGTCTACCTGCCGTTCTGGTGCGGCGCCTCCACGGTGCTGGTGGCCGACCGGCCCGATCCCCCGCGGGTGTTCGAGCTCTGCGCCAAGCTCCGCCCCACCGTGTTCTTCTCGGTCCCCACCTCGTTCGCCGCGCTCCTGCGCGAGGCGGAGACGGCGCCGCCGGACCTCTCCTCGCTGCGCCTCTGCGTCTCGGCCGGAGAACCGCTGCCCGCCCCGCTCTACGAGCGCTGGGTCCGCCGGACGGGGGTCGAGTGCCTGGACGGGCTCGGGGCGACCGAGGTCGGCTACATCTACGTCTCGAACCGCCCCGGGGCCGTCCGGCCGGGCTCCTCCGGCCAGCTGCTCCCGGGCTATCGGGCGAAGATCGTGGACGAGGCGGGGCGCGAGGCGCCCCCGGACGCGGTCGGCGACCTCTGGATGTCGGGGGAGTCGCTGGCGGCGGGATACTGGAACAAGCACGAGAAGACCCGGGCCGCGTTCCACGGGGAGTGGTTCCGCACCGGCGACCGCTACCGGGTGGACGCCGACGGGTACTACGTCTACCAGGGACGGGCCGACGACCTCCTGCGGGTCGGGGGCAACTGGGTCTCCCCGCTCGAGGTCGAAGCGTGTCTGCTCGAGCATCCCGCCGTGGCGGAGTGCGCCGTGGTGGGCGGGCTCGACGCGGATGGGCTGCTGAAGCCCCGAGCGTACGTGGTCGTGCACCGTGGCACGGGGGCCGACGGGCTCGAGGACGCGCTCCGGGCCCATGCCCGGACGCGCCTTCCGCCCTTCAAAGTCCCCCGCTGGGTCACCGTCGTGGACGAGCTGCCCAAGACCGCCACCGGCAAGGTGCAGCGCTTCCGCCTCCGGGCATGAGCCCAGTGAGCGACGCGCAGCCAGGCGCCTCGAAAGGGCGCCGCGGGAAGGACCTCGGCGGCGTGCTGGTCACGGCGGCGACCCTGGTCGCCGTCGAGCTCCTGGCCCGCACCCCCTTCGCGCTCCCCGACCCCGCGCCTCTCTACTTCACGGCCGTCGTGTACGCGGCCGTCACCGCGGGCATCCGATCCGGGCTGATCGCCACCGCCCTCACGCTGGCCTATGCCGTGTACGACCTGGCCGACCCCGGCCGGCCCTTCCACTACGCGCCCGCCAACCTCCACCGCCTCGTGGTGCTCACCCTCACCATCCCCGCGATCGCGCTCATGGTCGGGTTCCTCAGGCACCGCGCCGGGCGCATCCTCGAGAGCGCGGCCGCGGACGCCCTGCTGCGAGCCGCGATCGACCAGCGCGTCCGGGTGGAGACCTCCCAGTGGGAGAGCCGGAGCAAGATCCGGGAAGCCCGCCTGGCGGCCGAGCACGCGGTGGCGCGCGTCCTGGCGGAGGCGCCGGCCCT
This genomic interval carries:
- a CDS encoding cysteine hydrolase family protein produces the protein MDKTALLIIDAQQEYFAPVGKIVLPDGPQAITRIARALEWARARQIPVFHIVHESRRPNATTFVPGSPALAIHPAVTPAAGEPVIQKHLPGSFTNTPLEDELRKHGVERVIVSGFMTQMCCDTTAREAAHRGFKVTLLSDATAAMDVRGPDGAVIPHDVVHRTHLGSLNGFLAEVKRTDEVTT
- a CDS encoding benzoate-CoA ligase family protein; protein product: MSEFAWLEAPLAYERVPERFNMVPVLVDRHLAAGRGERRAILTPDRAVTYGELAAGVARAAHLFQRLGVQLEQRVAILLPDSPEFVYAFLGAMKAGMVPVPLSTLGSPDEYDYALRDSRAVALVTHARLYGQVERVWPAVPTLRHCLVVAGDPPRTVPFEAAHAAEPSSFDAALTHRDDMAYWLYSSGTTGRPKAIIHLHHDMLFCVEPYVRHVLGLAADDRTFAVPRLFFSYGLTSCVYLPFWCGASTVLVADRPDPPRVFELCAKLRPTVFFSVPTSFAALLREAETAPPDLSSLRLCVSAGEPLPAPLYERWVRRTGVECLDGLGATEVGYIYVSNRPGAVRPGSSGQLLPGYRAKIVDEAGREAPPDAVGDLWMSGESLAAGYWNKHEKTRAAFHGEWFRTGDRYRVDADGYYVYQGRADDLLRVGGNWVSPLEVEACLLEHPAVAECAVVGGLDADGLLKPRAYVVVHRGTGADGLEDALRAHARTRLPPFKVPRWVTVVDELPKTATGKVQRFRLRA